A window from Mesorhizobium sp. WSM2240 encodes these proteins:
- a CDS encoding substrate-binding domain-containing protein, whose protein sequence is MRRTVWLAACAATLLLGVPHAFAQSGGVEKAVGGYSFEEAAKEAPGTKDFHSADGHLTFAIVTHTAGNGFFDPVYVGATVAGNMIGAKILLLGSESPTDDPAREIEILNQIVQDPTIDGLIMTTPQAGAYNDIVKAAEAAGIPVATTNSFDGTLLNRSSISHTGQDASAAAIAGEALVQCLKDKGITSGSIVLPSSTAMGNVEVNNRVTSAFNAIVKALNDAGTLANFKVDAGPENTGIDTNPNDPVNGIVTLFESRGDVVGAFAGNNVFTPALAKAVAQTGKTGKICAYGFDLGPAQQDALKSGDLTGALGQQPFLQGFWPVMQLYLEIDRGIAAANLDTRAQLVTQETVEDVGKRFEN, encoded by the coding sequence ATGAGACGGACAGTTTGGCTCGCGGCATGCGCCGCGACTTTGTTGCTCGGTGTCCCGCATGCGTTCGCGCAATCCGGCGGCGTCGAGAAGGCAGTCGGCGGCTACAGTTTCGAGGAGGCCGCAAAAGAAGCCCCCGGCACGAAGGATTTCCATTCGGCCGACGGCCATCTCACTTTCGCCATCGTGACGCATACGGCCGGCAACGGATTCTTCGATCCGGTCTATGTGGGCGCGACTGTCGCCGGCAACATGATCGGCGCCAAGATACTGCTGCTTGGCTCGGAATCGCCGACCGACGACCCGGCCCGCGAGATCGAGATCCTGAACCAGATCGTGCAGGATCCGACGATCGACGGGCTTATCATGACGACGCCGCAGGCCGGCGCCTACAATGACATCGTCAAGGCCGCCGAGGCGGCGGGCATCCCGGTGGCCACCACCAATTCGTTCGACGGCACCCTCCTGAACCGGAGCAGCATCAGCCACACCGGCCAGGACGCTTCGGCGGCGGCCATCGCCGGCGAGGCGCTTGTCCAGTGCCTGAAGGACAAGGGCATCACCTCGGGCTCGATCGTGCTGCCGTCCTCAACGGCGATGGGCAACGTCGAAGTGAACAACCGCGTCACCTCGGCCTTCAACGCCATCGTCAAGGCGCTGAACGATGCGGGAACCCTCGCGAACTTCAAGGTCGACGCTGGCCCGGAGAACACTGGCATCGACACCAACCCCAACGACCCTGTCAACGGCATCGTGACGCTCTTCGAGTCGCGCGGCGACGTGGTTGGCGCCTTCGCCGGCAACAACGTGTTCACGCCCGCGCTTGCCAAGGCGGTCGCCCAGACCGGCAAGACCGGAAAGATCTGCGCCTACGGCTTCGACCTCGGCCCGGCGCAGCAGGACGCGCTGAAATCGGGCGACCTGACAGGCGCGCTCGGACAGCAGCCTTTCCTGCAGGGCTTCTGGCCGGTAATGCAGCTCTACCTGGAGATCGACCGTGGCATCGCGGCCGCCAACCTCGACACGCGCGCCCAGCTCGTGACGCAGGAGACGGTCGAAGACGTCGGCAAACGGTTCGAGAACTGA
- a CDS encoding TetR/AcrR family transcriptional regulator: MQDTTPRPYHHGDLRRTIIETAMAMLHEDKGWQFTLREVARRAGVSHAAPYKHFPDKAALLAELALLGFDRLHKAMTTSKQRGANSWRDEFLAVGRAYVRFGTSNPGLYRLMFSAEAGKAADVHLSERATAPLGVVIALLERGQTEGVLRKRDVRGRAAACWAQVHGITMLTMEGLFLLEKVGPNPLDAALVTLLEGLEN, encoded by the coding sequence ATGCAGGACACCACTCCTCGGCCCTATCACCACGGCGACCTGAGGCGCACGATCATCGAGACCGCCATGGCTATGCTGCACGAAGACAAGGGCTGGCAGTTCACTCTGAGGGAAGTGGCGCGCCGCGCCGGCGTCAGCCATGCCGCTCCCTACAAGCACTTTCCGGACAAAGCCGCCCTGCTTGCCGAATTGGCCCTGCTAGGGTTCGACAGGCTGCACAAGGCGATGACGACATCGAAGCAAAGAGGGGCAAATTCCTGGCGGGACGAATTCCTCGCCGTCGGGCGGGCCTACGTCCGGTTCGGAACGTCAAATCCGGGCCTCTACCGGCTCATGTTCAGCGCCGAAGCCGGCAAGGCAGCGGACGTGCATTTGAGCGAGAGGGCGACCGCACCGCTTGGCGTGGTGATCGCACTGCTGGAGCGGGGCCAGACCGAGGGGGTGCTGCGCAAGCGTGATGTGCGGGGCCGGGCGGCAGCCTGTTGGGCGCAAGTGCATGGCATCACCATGTTGACCATGGAAGGCTTGTTCCTGCTCGAAAAAGTCGGCCCAAATCCTCTGGACGCCGCACTCGTCACACTGCTCGAAGGCCTGGAGAACTAA
- a CDS encoding BCCT family transporter has translation MSSVESAATEDHGLEAGQDNIRVLGLDIHNPVFFVSAVVIVGFVIFTLIFRDSVGPALGDLRVWLTSTFDWLFIIAGNLFVLFCLVVVLSPLGRVRIGGADAVPDFGYAGWFSMLFAAGMGIGLMFFGVLEPMYHFNNPPLGIVGPVGADGAVNAGAVETAREAAMAATIYHWGLHPWAIYAVVGLSLALAAYNKGMPLSVRSAFYPIFGERVRGWIGHVIDTMAVFATLFGLATSLGFGAEQALAGLNFLYGVPVTDTMKVLLISGITAVALGSVVAGLDAGVKRLSEINMVLAVLLVVFVFALGPTGDIIARFFTNTWSYVSYLPALSNPFGRTDDEFVHGWTTFYWAWWISWSPFVGMFIARISRGRTVREFIVCVLLIPTVASIFWMTAFGGTAVSQFLNEGYQGVQETVVAYTPELSLFRMLQPLPLAGLTSLIGIVLVIVFFVTSSDSGSLVIDTITAGGKVDAPVAQRVFWATFEGLVAIALLLGGGLAALQASAIATGFPFALLLLLMMVATWKTLQSEPR, from the coding sequence ATGTCATCTGTTGAAAGCGCCGCGACCGAGGATCATGGCCTCGAAGCCGGTCAGGACAATATCCGCGTTCTGGGGCTGGACATTCACAATCCGGTCTTCTTCGTCTCGGCGGTAGTCATCGTCGGCTTCGTCATCTTCACCCTGATCTTCAGGGATTCCGTCGGCCCGGCGCTCGGCGACCTGCGCGTATGGCTCACCTCCACCTTCGACTGGCTGTTCATCATAGCCGGCAATCTGTTCGTCCTGTTTTGCCTGGTAGTTGTCCTGTCGCCGCTGGGGCGCGTGCGCATCGGCGGTGCCGACGCCGTGCCGGATTTCGGCTACGCCGGCTGGTTCTCGATGCTTTTCGCCGCCGGCATGGGCATCGGGCTGATGTTCTTCGGCGTGCTGGAGCCGATGTACCACTTCAACAATCCTCCGCTGGGCATCGTCGGACCGGTCGGCGCGGACGGCGCGGTGAATGCCGGCGCGGTCGAAACCGCGCGCGAAGCCGCCATGGCCGCCACTATCTACCACTGGGGCCTGCATCCATGGGCGATTTATGCGGTCGTAGGCCTGTCGCTGGCTTTGGCCGCCTATAACAAGGGCATGCCCCTGTCGGTCCGCTCCGCCTTTTATCCGATTTTCGGCGAGCGCGTTCGCGGCTGGATTGGCCACGTCATCGACACCATGGCCGTTTTCGCCACCTTGTTCGGCCTGGCGACATCGCTCGGCTTTGGGGCTGAACAGGCGCTTGCCGGCCTCAACTTCCTTTACGGCGTCCCGGTCACGGACACGATGAAGGTTCTGCTCATCAGCGGCATCACGGCAGTTGCACTGGGTTCGGTCGTCGCCGGCCTCGACGCCGGTGTCAAGCGTCTGTCCGAGATCAACATGGTTCTCGCCGTGCTGCTGGTGGTTTTCGTCTTCGCTCTGGGACCGACCGGGGACATCATCGCCCGCTTCTTCACCAACACATGGTCTTACGTGAGCTATCTGCCTGCGCTGTCCAACCCCTTCGGGCGCACCGACGACGAATTCGTGCATGGCTGGACCACGTTCTATTGGGCATGGTGGATCTCCTGGTCGCCCTTCGTCGGCATGTTCATCGCCCGTATCTCGAGAGGCCGCACGGTGCGCGAATTCATCGTTTGCGTGCTGCTCATCCCGACGGTGGCGTCGATCTTCTGGATGACCGCCTTCGGCGGTACGGCGGTTTCGCAGTTCCTGAACGAGGGTTATCAGGGCGTGCAGGAGACCGTCGTGGCCTACACGCCGGAACTGTCGCTGTTCCGGATGCTGCAGCCCTTGCCGCTGGCGGGACTGACCTCGCTGATCGGCATCGTGCTGGTGATCGTGTTCTTCGTCACTTCGTCGGATTCGGGCTCGCTGGTCATCGACACCATCACTGCCGGCGGCAAGGTCGATGCGCCTGTAGCGCAACGCGTCTTCTGGGCCACTTTCGAAGGCCTGGTCGCCATTGCGCTGCTGCTCGGCGGCGGGCTTGCCGCGCTTCAGGCGAGCGCCATCGCGACCGGTTTCCCCTTCGCCCTTCTGCTGCTGCTCATGATGGTGGCGACCTGGAAGACGCTGCAGTCGGAACCGCGCTGA
- the carB gene encoding carbamoyl-phosphate synthase large subunit: MPKRTDIKSILIIGAGPIVIGQACEFDYSGTQACKALKAEGYRIILVNSNPATIMTDPELADATYVEPITPEVVAKIIARERPDALLPTMGGQTALNTALSLRRMGVLDRYQVEMIGADAHAIDKAEDRSLFREAMAKIGLETPRSMLANASAVKDEDRKKHEAERAELKASGAPDMDAALDALETNWNLGEGDRKQRYIGHAMAIAAQALDHVGLPAIIRPSFTMGGTGGGIAYNRAEFFDIVQSGLDASPTTEVLIEESVLGWKEYEMEVVRDRADNCIIVCSIENIDPMGVHTGDSITVAPALTLTDKEYQMMRNASIAVLREIGVETGGSNVQFAVNPADGRLVVIEMNPRVSRSSALASKATGFPIAKIAAKLAVGYTLDELENDITGGATPASFEPSIDYVVTKIPRFAFEKFPGAEPTLTTAMKSVGEVMAIGRTFQESLQKALRGLETGLTGLDEIEIPGIGHGDDKNAIRAALGTPTPDRLRMVAQAIRMGTSLEDVHQMCRIDPWFLEQIAGIIAMEARIREHGLPADAANLRMLKAMGFSDARLASLTKTDAEAVQKQRQSLGVHPVYKRIDTCAAEFASPTAYMYSTYETPFAGSLANEAQVSSAKKVVILGGGPNRIGQGIEFDYCCCHAAFALAEAGYESIMVNCNPETVSTDYDTSDRLYFEPLTAEDVLEILRAEQAAGTLHGVIVQFGGQTPLKLADALEQAGIPILGTSPDMIDLAEDRDRFQKLLHKLGLLQPKNGIAWSVEQARTVAGELGFPLVVRPSYVLGGRAMQIIHDETMLQSYLLDTVPGLVPEDIKQKYPNDKTGQINTLLGKNPLLFDTYLSGAIEVDVDCLCDGKNTFVSGIMEHIEEAGIHSGDSACSLPVHTLSPDLVDQLEAQTAALAKALNVGGLMNVQFAIQDGTIFILEVNPRASRTVPFVAKTIGKPIAKIAARIMAGETLDEAFAAYGAKPDARNPGHIAVKEAVFPFARFPGVDILLGPEMRSTGEVMGLDYDYALAFAKAQLGAGVDLPRSGTLFVSVRDEDKPGILPAVKRIAGLGFKVLATGGTQRFLREQGVEAEKINKVLEGRPHIEDAIRNRQVQLVFNTTDSQKAVSDSKSIRRATLMQKVPYYTTLSGAAAVAEAIAALKAGNLEVRPLQEYF; the protein is encoded by the coding sequence ATGCCAAAACGCACCGACATCAAGTCGATCCTGATCATCGGCGCCGGCCCGATCGTCATCGGCCAGGCCTGCGAGTTCGACTATTCCGGCACCCAGGCCTGCAAGGCGCTCAAGGCCGAGGGCTACCGCATCATCCTGGTCAATTCCAACCCGGCCACCATCATGACCGACCCGGAGCTGGCCGACGCCACCTATGTCGAGCCGATCACGCCGGAAGTCGTCGCCAAGATCATCGCGCGCGAGCGCCCCGACGCGCTGCTGCCCACCATGGGCGGCCAGACCGCGCTCAACACGGCGCTGTCGCTGCGCCGCATGGGCGTGCTCGACCGCTATCAAGTCGAGATGATCGGCGCCGATGCGCACGCCATCGACAAGGCCGAGGACCGCTCGCTGTTTCGCGAGGCGATGGCGAAGATCGGCCTGGAAACCCCGCGCTCGATGCTCGCGAATGCGTCCGCCGTCAAGGACGAGGACCGCAAGAAGCACGAGGCCGAGCGCGCCGAGCTGAAAGCCTCCGGCGCGCCCGACATGGACGCGGCGCTGGACGCGCTCGAAACCAACTGGAACCTCGGCGAGGGCGACCGCAAGCAGCGCTATATCGGCCACGCAATGGCGATCGCCGCGCAGGCGCTCGACCATGTCGGCCTGCCCGCCATCATCCGCCCCTCCTTCACCATGGGCGGCACCGGCGGCGGCATCGCCTACAACCGCGCCGAGTTCTTCGACATCGTCCAGTCGGGCCTCGACGCCTCTCCCACCACCGAGGTGCTGATCGAGGAATCGGTGCTCGGCTGGAAGGAATACGAGATGGAGGTCGTGCGCGACCGCGCCGACAACTGCATCATCGTCTGCTCCATCGAGAACATCGATCCGATGGGCGTGCACACCGGCGATTCGATCACCGTCGCGCCGGCGCTGACGCTTACCGACAAGGAATACCAGATGATGCGCAACGCCTCGATCGCGGTGCTGCGCGAGATCGGCGTCGAGACCGGCGGATCGAACGTCCAGTTCGCCGTCAACCCGGCCGACGGCCGCCTCGTCGTCATCGAGATGAACCCGCGCGTCTCGCGCTCCTCCGCGCTCGCCTCCAAGGCCACCGGCTTCCCGATCGCCAAGATCGCCGCGAAGCTTGCCGTCGGCTACACGCTCGACGAGCTGGAGAACGACATCACCGGCGGCGCGACGCCCGCCTCCTTCGAGCCCTCCATCGACTATGTCGTCACGAAAATCCCGCGCTTCGCCTTCGAGAAATTCCCCGGCGCCGAACCCACTTTGACCACCGCCATGAAATCGGTCGGCGAGGTCATGGCCATCGGCCGCACCTTCCAGGAATCCTTGCAGAAGGCATTGCGCGGGCTGGAGACCGGCCTCACCGGCCTCGACGAAATCGAAATCCCCGGCATCGGGCATGGCGACGACAAGAACGCCATCCGCGCCGCCCTCGGCACGCCGACGCCCGATCGCCTCCGCATGGTGGCGCAGGCGATCCGCATGGGAACCTCGCTCGAAGACGTGCACCAGATGTGCCGCATCGACCCGTGGTTCCTGGAGCAGATCGCCGGCATCATCGCCATGGAAGCCCGCATCCGCGAGCACGGCCTGCCCGCCGACGCCGCCAATCTGCGCATGCTGAAAGCCATGGGTTTTTCCGACGCCCGCCTCGCCTCATTGACGAAGACCGACGCCGAAGCCGTCCAGAAGCAGCGCCAGTCACTCGGCGTTCACCCGGTCTACAAGCGCATCGACACATGCGCGGCCGAATTCGCCTCGCCCACCGCCTACATGTATTCGACCTACGAGACGCCTTTCGCCGGCAGCCTCGCCAACGAGGCCCAGGTCTCATCCGCCAAGAAGGTCGTCATCCTCGGCGGCGGCCCCAACCGCATCGGCCAGGGTATCGAGTTCGACTATTGCTGCTGCCACGCCGCCTTCGCGCTTGCCGAGGCCGGCTATGAATCGATCATGGTCAACTGCAATCCGGAGACGGTCTCGACGGACTACGACACCTCCGACCGGCTCTATTTCGAGCCGCTGACGGCGGAGGACGTGCTGGAAATCCTGCGCGCCGAACAGGCCGCCGGCACGCTGCACGGCGTCATCGTCCAGTTCGGCGGCCAGACGCCGCTAAAACTCGCCGACGCGCTGGAACAGGCCGGCATCCCGATCCTCGGCACCTCGCCCGACATGATCGACCTTGCCGAGGACCGCGACCGCTTCCAGAAGCTCCTGCACAAGCTCGGCCTGCTGCAGCCCAAGAACGGCATCGCCTGGTCGGTCGAGCAGGCCCGCACCGTCGCCGGCGAGCTCGGCTTCCCGCTGGTGGTGCGCCCCTCCTACGTGCTCGGCGGCCGCGCCATGCAGATCATCCACGACGAGACGATGCTGCAGTCCTACCTGCTCGACACCGTGCCCGGCCTGGTGCCGGAGGACATCAAGCAGAAATACCCCAACGACAAGACCGGCCAGATCAACACGCTGCTGGGAAAAAACCCGCTGCTCTTCGACACCTATCTGTCGGGCGCCATCGAGGTCGACGTCGACTGCCTCTGCGACGGGAAAAACACCTTCGTCTCCGGCATCATGGAGCATATCGAGGAGGCCGGCATCCATTCGGGCGACTCGGCCTGCTCGCTGCCGGTCCACACGCTCTCGCCCGACCTCGTCGACCAATTGGAGGCGCAGACTGCCGCCCTTGCAAAAGCGCTCAATGTCGGCGGGCTGATGAACGTGCAGTTTGCTATCCAGGACGGCACGATCTTTATCCTCGAAGTGAATCCCCGCGCCTCGCGCACCGTGCCCTTCGTTGCAAAAACCATCGGCAAGCCGATCGCCAAGATCGCCGCGCGCATCATGGCCGGCGAGACCCTCGACGAGGCTTTCGCCGCCTATGGCGCGAAGCCCGACGCGCGCAACCCCGGCCACATCGCGGTCAAGGAAGCCGTTTTTCCATTCGCCCGCTTCCCCGGCGTCGATATATTGCTCGGCCCCGAAATGCGCTCCACCGGCGAGGTCATGGGCCTCGACTACGACTACGCGCTGGCCTTCGCCAAGGCGCAGCTCGGCGCCGGCGTCGACCTGCCGCGCTCGGGCACCTTGTTCGTCTCGGTGCGCGACGAGGACAAGCCGGGCATATTGCCGGCGGTCAAGCGCATCGCCGGGCTGGGCTTCAAGGTCCTCGCCACCGGCGGCACCCAGCGTTTTCTGCGCGAGCAGGGCGTCGAGGCCGAGAAGATAAACAAGGTTCTGGAAGGCCGCCCGCATATCGAGGACGCGATCCGCAATCGCCAGGTCCAGCTCGTCTTCAACACCACCGACAGCCAGAAGGCCGTCTCCGACTCCAAATCCATCCGCCGCGCGACGCTGATGCAGAAAGTGCCCTACTACACCACCCTCTCCGGCGCCGCCGCCGTCGCCGAAGCCATCGCCGCGCTGAAGGCCGGGAATTTGGAAGTGCGGCCCCTGCAGGAGTATTTTTAG
- a CDS encoding rhodanese-like domain-containing protein has translation MNVKEMVAAANAVVPKISPDEARRLVAEKNALVVDVRDAPEVQASGKVKGAVNVSRGMLDFRADPDSPYHDKAFSKERPVILYCASGGRSALSGKLLKDFGYGEVYNLGAFKDWAESGGEVEK, from the coding sequence ATGAACGTCAAGGAGATGGTGGCGGCGGCGAATGCCGTGGTGCCGAAGATTTCGCCCGACGAGGCGAGGAGGCTGGTGGCCGAGAAGAACGCGCTCGTGGTCGACGTGCGCGATGCGCCGGAAGTGCAGGCGAGCGGCAAGGTGAAGGGCGCGGTGAACGTTTCGCGCGGCATGCTCGACTTCCGCGCCGACCCGGACTCGCCTTATCACGACAAGGCGTTCTCGAAGGAGCGGCCGGTGATCCTCTACTGCGCCTCGGGCGGCCGCTCGGCGCTTTCCGGCAAGCTGCTCAAGGATTTCGGCTACGGCGAGGTTTATAATCTCGGCGCCTTCAAGGACTGGGCCGAAAGCGGCGGCGAGGTGGAGAAGTAG
- a CDS encoding ATP-binding protein has product METNFQRLVEHWPLSSISGSLFPLFEAISNSIHALKESGARNPFIHVYVERDESQTELNGDGFGSAYPIRSFKVEDNGIGFTDAHMAAFNEIASSYKEAVGLGGKGVGRLSWLKAFNDVRIESTYRDDHNFFGREFYFSLPLGVNREQRAAVSTPSTGTSVTLNNSLPAFRERMPRKLDILAREICRHFMPVLISSNPPKIVLFDGREKLDINVSDYSSVESTGFELAGAQFVAHHVRIRSPYERSHNISICADGRSVAPRKIEFIPNKRLKDDIGEFYYHCYVTSDYLDKRVSGHRTVIDLPQEPSLIEPVDEKSLNEKIDEVVVQHLAPFIDEARTARAAAVEEVVTRQYPEYRYLIGADSDEIEKIPLGSGQKEITNHLAVAHAQRLKHGRARLEATLKRFEKSEEIDARKISEEFDNVYLDAIKAHQSSLVGYLLFRRKIIELYDAVISKSGGQFEKEAAVHSLIFPRHTSVEGHRDFDDNNLWLVDERLTFASYIDSDRDISAHKALFDVERGSEPDIACYFNFAFSSDQDKNDLREVVIVELKRPGPLPSRNEHPYSQVVRYIRAMREGKWSHDGRKVKADNSTRFYAYIICDIGAKLTQDILEEFQFLPIFGGSEGYYNFNRPLNAYFEFVPFEKIARDARRRHKAFFDRLAVPAGNGGSPTR; this is encoded by the coding sequence ATGGAAACTAATTTTCAGCGCCTTGTTGAACATTGGCCACTATCTTCGATTAGTGGCTCCCTGTTTCCGCTCTTTGAAGCGATCTCAAATTCCATACATGCCTTAAAGGAGTCGGGAGCGCGTAACCCGTTCATTCACGTTTACGTTGAACGCGATGAATCGCAAACTGAATTGAACGGCGACGGTTTTGGGTCAGCTTATCCAATCAGGTCATTTAAGGTTGAAGACAACGGAATCGGCTTTACTGACGCCCATATGGCGGCTTTCAACGAGATTGCGTCGTCGTATAAAGAAGCCGTTGGCCTTGGTGGGAAAGGCGTAGGCCGATTGTCTTGGCTCAAAGCATTCAATGACGTACGGATTGAATCGACGTATCGTGATGATCACAACTTTTTTGGCAGGGAATTCTACTTCTCTCTCCCGCTTGGCGTAAATCGCGAGCAACGTGCCGCAGTTTCCACGCCCAGCACAGGCACATCAGTTACACTCAACAACTCATTGCCTGCCTTCCGGGAACGTATGCCACGGAAACTCGATATTTTAGCACGAGAAATATGCCGACACTTTATGCCGGTTTTAATATCCTCAAATCCCCCAAAAATCGTTCTGTTCGACGGGAGAGAAAAGCTCGACATCAATGTTTCCGATTATAGTTCGGTTGAGAGCACCGGTTTTGAACTAGCTGGAGCACAGTTTGTCGCTCACCATGTCCGAATTCGCTCTCCTTATGAACGCTCCCATAACATCTCCATTTGCGCAGACGGGCGATCTGTCGCGCCTCGAAAAATAGAATTCATTCCCAACAAGCGCCTGAAGGACGACATAGGCGAGTTCTATTATCATTGCTATGTAACAAGTGACTATTTGGACAAGCGGGTTAGCGGCCACCGAACGGTAATTGATCTCCCTCAAGAACCAAGCTTGATAGAACCGGTCGACGAAAAATCACTAAACGAGAAGATAGATGAGGTGGTGGTTCAACATCTGGCCCCGTTTATCGACGAAGCTCGCACCGCCCGCGCGGCGGCTGTCGAGGAAGTGGTCACCCGCCAATACCCGGAATATCGCTACCTGATCGGCGCCGATTCCGATGAGATTGAGAAAATACCGCTGGGCTCAGGCCAGAAGGAAATCACGAACCACTTGGCTGTCGCCCACGCGCAACGGCTAAAGCATGGACGTGCACGTTTGGAGGCAACGCTAAAGCGATTTGAAAAATCCGAAGAGATTGATGCTCGGAAAATATCTGAAGAATTCGATAACGTTTACCTAGATGCCATAAAAGCACATCAGTCGTCTCTGGTAGGATACCTCCTTTTTAGGCGGAAGATAATTGAGCTTTACGATGCTGTTATATCCAAAAGTGGCGGCCAATTCGAGAAGGAGGCAGCCGTACACAGCCTTATTTTTCCACGACACACCTCTGTTGAGGGGCACCGAGATTTTGATGACAATAATCTATGGCTTGTGGACGAGCGCCTTACCTTCGCCAGCTATATCGATAGTGACCGCGACATAAGTGCTCATAAAGCTTTGTTTGATGTAGAACGAGGCAGCGAGCCGGATATCGCGTGTTACTTCAACTTCGCATTTTCATCAGACCAGGATAAAAACGACCTTCGCGAGGTGGTCATTGTTGAATTAAAGCGACCAGGACCGCTGCCCTCCCGCAATGAGCACCCGTATTCCCAAGTTGTTCGCTACATTCGCGCCATGAGGGAAGGAAAGTGGTCCCACGACGGCAGGAAGGTCAAGGCTGATAACTCTACTAGATTCTACGCTTATATAATTTGTGATATTGGCGCAAAACTCACACAGGATATACTTGAGGAATTTCAGTTTCTTCCAATCTTCGGAGGAAGCGAAGGTTACTACAATTTCAATAGGCCGCTGAATGCGTACTTCGAATTTGTTCCATTCGAGAAGATTGCACGCGACGCTCGGCGGAGACACAAAGCATTCTTCGACCGCCTTGCAGTGCCTGCTGGCAACGGCGGCTCGCCGACTCGGTAG
- a CDS encoding DUF899 family protein, with the protein MNFPNESPEYRAARDRLLEKEIELRRQMEAVAEERRKLPQGGMLKEDYVFDGLGPDGKPARIRFSELFSPGRDTLILYNMMFPRYPTDPRPKPAEGAFASLPHEDSPCPSCTALVNQWDGAAPHLEAAGFNFVIVANAPLERLLTFARERGWRHLRFLSSAGSSFKRDYHGEDEAGHQVPLLQVFHRTEGGIRHFWSSELHFAEAEPGQDERAFGTLEPVWNFIDLTPAGRRPDWNVGLNDRGPEEAKPGLVGV; encoded by the coding sequence ATGAATTTCCCGAACGAATCCCCTGAATATCGCGCCGCGCGCGATCGGCTGCTCGAGAAGGAGATCGAGCTTCGGCGGCAGATGGAGGCGGTGGCCGAGGAGCGGCGCAAGCTTCCGCAGGGCGGCATGCTCAAGGAGGATTATGTCTTTGACGGGCTGGGCCCGGACGGCAAGCCTGCCCGCATCCGCTTCTCCGAGCTGTTTTCGCCCGGCCGCGACACGCTGATCCTCTACAACATGATGTTTCCGCGCTACCCGACCGACCCGCGGCCGAAGCCGGCCGAGGGCGCTTTCGCCAGCCTGCCGCACGAGGACAGCCCCTGTCCGTCCTGCACCGCGCTGGTCAACCAGTGGGACGGCGCGGCGCCGCATCTGGAGGCCGCCGGCTTCAACTTCGTCATCGTCGCCAATGCGCCGCTGGAGCGGCTCTTGACCTTCGCGCGCGAGCGCGGCTGGCGGCATCTGCGCTTCCTGTCGTCGGCGGGCAGCAGCTTCAAACGGGACTATCACGGCGAGGACGAGGCGGGCCATCAGGTTCCGCTGCTGCAGGTGTTCCACCGCACGGAGGGCGGCATCCGCCACTTCTGGAGTTCGGAACTGCATTTCGCCGAGGCCGAGCCCGGCCAGGACGAGCGCGCCTTCGGCACGCTGGAGCCGGTGTGGAATTTTATCGACCTGACGCCGGCCGGCCGCCGCCCCGACTGGAACGTTGGCCTCAACGACCGCGGGCCGGAGGAGGCAAAGCCGGGGTTGGTGGGGGTGTGA
- a CDS encoding GFA family protein produces MDWKLPREGGCRCGQVKIRISAAPLVTMACHCTGCQKMSSSAFSLSAAIPADGFEVISGEPVVGGLHGATKHYFCPHCMSWMFTRPEGMDWFVNLRTPMLDGAADFAPFIETWTAEKLPFAETGAPHSYETLPPMDAYDGLMKEYREWAGRA; encoded by the coding sequence ATGGACTGGAAACTTCCACGCGAGGGCGGGTGCCGCTGCGGGCAGGTGAAGATCAGGATCAGCGCCGCGCCGCTGGTCACCATGGCCTGCCACTGCACCGGCTGCCAGAAGATGAGCTCCTCGGCCTTCTCGCTGTCGGCCGCGATTCCCGCCGACGGCTTCGAGGTGATTTCGGGCGAGCCGGTGGTCGGCGGGCTGCACGGCGCGACGAAACATTATTTCTGCCCGCACTGCATGAGCTGGATGTTCACGCGGCCGGAAGGCATGGACTGGTTCGTCAATCTGCGCACCCCCATGCTCGACGGCGCGGCGGACTTCGCGCCCTTCATCGAGACCTGGACGGCCGAGAAGCTGCCCTTCGCTGAGACCGGCGCGCCGCATAGCTACGAGACGCTGCCGCCGATGGACGCCTATGACGGGCTGATGAAGGAATACCGGGAGTGGGCGGGGCGGGCCTGA